From the genome of Methanomicrobia archaeon, one region includes:
- the trmY gene encoding tRNA (pseudouridine(54)-N(1))-methyltransferase TrmY encodes MRQFVLYASRAVTSPEFSLDDLPGSGGRMDLVARCVGNALWLSHALRRDTCIHVVACGEPHPPVVLTFAGERLRGVSPDERNIAAWIRKTLAGTRRNPGIRVRTIGFQELIEELAGDGTFFYVVHENGTELGTRALREHAAFVLGDHVGLPPIEEAFVERFEHEKISLGPISYLASHCVTILHYELDKREPGWRRNERG; translated from the coding sequence ATGAGACAATTCGTACTGTATGCCAGCAGGGCAGTAACGAGCCCTGAGTTCTCACTGGATGATCTCCCGGGCAGCGGCGGCCGCATGGACCTCGTGGCGCGCTGTGTCGGGAATGCGCTCTGGCTCAGCCACGCGTTGCGCCGTGATACCTGCATTCATGTGGTCGCCTGCGGTGAGCCACATCCCCCGGTCGTGCTCACCTTTGCTGGTGAGCGGCTGCGCGGGGTCTCGCCCGATGAGCGGAATATCGCGGCATGGATACGGAAGACGCTAGCGGGCACGCGACGAAATCCGGGGATACGGGTGCGTACTATCGGCTTTCAGGAATTGATCGAGGAGCTTGCAGGTGACGGAACGTTCTTTTACGTAGTGCATGAGAACGGAACCGAGCTGGGCACCCGAGCGCTACGCGAGCATGCTGCATTCGTCCTCGGCGATCACGTTGGCCTGCCCCCGATCGAGGAGGCGTTCGTGGAGCGCTTCGAGCACGAGAAGATCTCGCTCGGCCCGATCTCGTATCTTGCCTCGCACTGTGTCACCATACTGCACTACGAACTGGATAAGCGTGAACCTGGTTGGAGGAGAAATGAGCGCGGATAA
- the cyaB gene encoding class IV adenylate cyclase, protein MSADKGGGQLGVEIEVKAYAADLCALETRLQQLGAVFTGAVHQTDRYFNHPQRDFAQTDEALRIRIADDRVFMTYKGRKMDRVSKTREEIEVAIGDAAAATRLLERFGFTPVEAVRKLRREYRLGEFTVCLDDVAGLGTFVEVERRGAADVEKARDGALALLEQLNLHRTERRSYLELLLESGSE, encoded by the coding sequence ATGAGCGCGGATAAGGGCGGAGGACAGCTGGGTGTGGAGATAGAGGTAAAGGCCTATGCTGCTGATCTCTGCGCGCTAGAAACGCGCCTGCAGCAGCTGGGCGCGGTCTTTACCGGTGCGGTGCACCAAACGGATAGGTACTTCAATCATCCGCAGCGCGATTTCGCGCAGACCGATGAAGCACTTCGCATACGGATCGCCGATGACCGCGTATTCATGACCTACAAAGGCCGGAAGATGGATAGGGTGAGCAAGACGCGGGAAGAGATCGAAGTTGCTATTGGCGATGCGGCAGCGGCCACGCGGTTACTCGAGCGTTTTGGGTTCACGCCGGTAGAGGCGGTCCGGAAGCTCAGGCGTGAATACCGGCTCGGTGAATTTACCGTCTGTCTGGACGATGTTGCAGGTCTGGGCACGTTCGTGGAAGTGGAGCGCCGGGGAGCAGCGGACGTCGAGAAGGCGCGCGATGGTGCACTTGCGTTACTGGAGCAGCTCAACCTGCACAGGACCGAGCGGCGGTCGTATCTGGAATTGCTGCTCGAGTCGGGGAGCGAATAA